A section of the Etheostoma cragini isolate CJK2018 chromosome 12, CSU_Ecrag_1.0, whole genome shotgun sequence genome encodes:
- the LOC117954468 gene encoding proteasome subunit beta type-11-like, producing the protein MTDFGLKRLKKIGRNSGIPIQFFIPTLPNSDPFNPRPSLHFPPSNHSVTVSRPFPLSHGTTTLGFIYQGGVIAAADSRASAGGRVEGPAVHKITPIHSHLVVTSSGSGADCMLWERILAREIRLYQLRHRRCLSICGTAKLLSFMLHPFKGTDVCVALTLCGWDKEAGNTDCVKKSEDSSFITDYSSSAVVRRQDVTAMAHSASSNRGPKLIYVCSDGARLQGDTFSVGSGSPYAYGVLDRELRWSLSKEEAISLAREAVFRATHRDAYSGNNVDIFHITAQGWSQRKREDLKEEYYRDMERRTKIAQERKRGTELDALG; encoded by the coding sequence ATGACTGACTTTGGATTGAAGAGACTAAAGAAAATTGGGAGAAATAGTGGGATCCCAATCCAATTCTTCATACCAACATTGCCAAACTCTGACCCTTTCAACCCCAGACCTTCACTCCATTTTCCCCCATCCAACCATTCAGTGACAGTCAGCAGGCCTTTCCCTCTGTCGCATGGGACAACAACCTTGGGTTTCATCTACCAAGGTGGGGTCATTGCAGCTGCAGACTCACGTGCCAGTGCTGGGGGACGTGTCGAGGGTCCAGCTGTTCACAAGATTACCCCTATTCACTCCCATTTAGTGGTCACCTCCTCTGGTAGCGGTGCAGATTGCATGCTGTGGGAGAGAATTCTGGCCAGAGAGATCAGACTCTACCAACTGCGGCACAGACGTTGCCTTTCAATATGTGGCACTGCCAAGCTCCTTTCATTTATGCTGCACCCCTTTAAAGggactgatgtgtgtgtggcccTGACATTGTGTGGCTGGGATAAGGAAGCAGGTAACACTGACTGTGTGAAGAAGTCAGAAGACTCATCCTTTATTACTGATTATAGCTCCTCGGCTGTTGTAAGAAGACAGGATGTCACTGCGATGGCACATTCTGCATCCTCTAACAGAGGCCCAAAGCTGATATATGTGTGCAGTGATGGCGCCCGACTGCAGGGAGACACCTTTTCTGTGGGCTCAGGCTCTCCTTATGCTTATGGGGTCCTGGATAGAGAGCTAAGGTGGAGCCTGAGTAAAGAAGAGGCCATCTCCTTGGCAAGAGAAGCAGTGTTCAGGGCCACTCACAGGGACGCCTACTCAGGAAACAACGTGGACATCTTCCACATTACAGCCCAGGGATGGAgccaaagaaagagagaggactTGAAAGAGGAATATTATAGAGACATGGAGAGGAGGACAAAGATAGctcaggaaagaaaaagagggaccGAATTAGATGCTTtgggatga
- the prmt5 gene encoding protein arginine N-methyltransferase 5 — protein MVPVIAIQSAEIMASGSTGSRVSCGRDLNCVPEVADTLAAVAKLGFDFLCMPLFHSRFRREFELEPAKSRAGAHTRSDLLLCGRDWNTLIVGKLSPWIDADSEIETERRNSEAALAQELNFSAYLGLPVFMIPLKGPHCANLARVLLNHIHTGHHTSNFWIRVPLMASEDMREDLIENEPSTCIEDASVDEKTWGWWHSFRTLCDYNKRVCLAIEVAADMPSDAVIDKWLGEPIKAAILPTSIFLTNKKGFPVLSKAHQRIIFSLFKLEAQFIFTGTSRHTEKDFRSYLQYLEYLNQNRPAPNAYELFAKGYEDYLQSPLQPLMDNLESQTYEVFEKDPIKYSQYQQAVYKCLLDRVPEEQKDTNVQVLMVLGAGRGPLVNASLRAARQADRKLKVYAVEKNPNAVITLENWRFEEWGEQVTVVSCDMRDWAAPEKADIIVSELLGSFGDNELSPECLDGAQHFLKDDGVSIPCSYTSFLAPLSSSKLYNEVRGCRERDKDPECHFETPYVVRLHNFHQLADPKACFTFRHPTTDMNNNRYQCLRFSVGCNSVLHGFAGYFETTLYKDVTLSIKPDTHSPGMFSWFPILFPLKQPILISRDDDVTVRFWRCNNGKKVWYEWAVTEPSCSAIHNPAGRSYTIGL, from the exons ATGGTCCCAGTCATAGCCATTCAGTCGGCTGAAATCATGGCGTCCGGCAGTACGGGGAGCAGAGTGTCTTGCGGGAGAGATTTAAATTGTGTGCCGGAGGTAGCAGACACTTTAGCTGCGGTCGCCAAACTTGG GTTTGACTTCCTGTGCATGCCCCTGTTCCACTCGAGGTTCAGGAGAGAGTTTGAGTTGGAGCCCGCTAAATCCCGAGCCGGTGCCCATACCCGATCAGACCTGCTGCTGTGCGGAAGAG ATTGGAATACTCTTATTGTTGGAAAGCTCTCTCCATGGATCGACGCAGATTCAGAAATCGAGACAGAGCGCAGAAACTCAGAGGCT GCTTTGGCACAGGAGTTGAACTTCTCAGCTTACCTGGGTCTGCCTGTCTTCATGATCCCTCTAAAGGGCCCTCACTGTGCCAATTTAGCCCGTGTGCTGCTAAACCACATCCACACTGGACACCACACCTCAAAT TTCTGGATACGTGTCCCGCTGATGGCATCAGAGGACATGCGGGAAGATCTGATTGAGAATGAACCAAGCACTTGCATCGAAGATGCAAGTGTTGATGAAAAGACCTGGGGCTG GTGGCACTCATTCAGAACCCTTTGTGACTACAACAAGAGGGTCTGTCTCG CTATTGAAGTTGCAGCGGACATGCCGTCAGACGCTGTGATTGATAAGTGGCTTGGGGAACCTATCAAAGCAGCCATTCTTCCCACTAGTATATTCCTAACTAATAAGAAGGGCTTCCCAGTTCTGTCAAAAGCCCATCAGAGAATAATCTTCAGTCTTTTCAAG TTGGAGGCCCAGTTCATCTTCACAGGCACCAGTCGCCACACCGAGAAGGACTTCCGGTCCTACCTGCAGTACCTGGAATACCTTAACCAGAACCGACCTGCACCCAATGCTTATGAGCTCTTCGCCAAGGGCTATGAAGACTACCTGCAGTCTCCGCTCCAG CCACTCATGGACAACCTGGAGTCTCAGACATATGAAGTGTTTGAGAAGGATCCTATTAAATATTCCCAGTACCAACAG GCTGTATATAAATGTCTACTTGACAGAGTTCCAGAGGAGCAGAAAGACACCAACGTTCA GGTGTTGATGGTGTTGGGAGCAGGTAGGGGTCCCCTGGTCAATGCTTCTCTGCGCGCTGCAAGACAAGCCGACAGGAAGCTAAAGGTGTACGCTGTGGAGAAAAACCCCAATGCTGTAATCAC GCTGGAGAATTGGCGCTTTGAGGAATGGGGTGAACAGGTGACAGTGGTTTCATGTGACATGCGAGATTGGGCAGCACCTGAGAAAGCTGACATCATCGTCAGCGAGCTGCTGGGATCATTTGGTGACAACGAACTTTCTCCTGAGTGCTTAGATGGAGCCCAGCACTTTCTCAAAG ATGATGGAGTGAGCATCCCCTGTTCCTACACGTCCTTCCTAGCTCCCCTGTCCTCCTCCAAGCTTTACAATGAAGTGCGGGGTTGCCGGGAACGTGACAAGGACCCAGAGTGCCATTTTGAGACGCCCTACGTGGTGCGCCTCCACAACTTCCACCAGTTGGCTGACCCCAAAGCGTGCTTCACCTTCAGACACCCCACAACag ATATGAACAATAACCGGTACCAGTGCCTCAGATTCTCAGTGGGTTGTAACTCTGTGCTCCATGGTTTTGCTGGCTACTTTGAGACCACTCTGTACAAAGATGTCACCCTCA gTATAAAACCAGATACGCATTCACCTGGAATGTTCTCCTGGTTCCCCATCCTCTTCCCCCTAAAA CAACCCATCCTTATATCCCGggatgatgatgtcacagtgcGATTCTGGCGCTGTAACAACGGGAAGAAGGTGTGGTATGAATGGGCCGTGACCGAGCCCTCCTGCTCCGCCATCCATAATCCAGCAGGACGCTCCTACACAATCGGCCTGTGA
- the slc7a8b gene encoding large neutral amino acids transporter small subunit 2 produces MTVGPRKRSSGGGGGSHSELHVSHSGVWKDAGGNSGVALKKQIGLVSACAIIIGNIIGSGIFVSPKGVLENASSVGVALIVWVTTGVITAIGALCYAELGVTIPKSGGDYSYVKDIFGGLAGFLRLWIAVLVIYPTNQAVIALTFSNYVLQPIFPSCLPPESGLRLLAGVCLMLLTWVNCYSVRWATCVQDIFTAGKLFALGLIIVMGAVQICKGHYYWLEPAHAFETFRDYDVGQIALSFLQGSFAYGGWNFLNYVTEELVDPYRNLPRAIFISIPVVTFVYVFANVAYITAMSPQELLASNAVAVTFGEKLLGVMSWIMPISVALSTFGGVNGSLFTSSRLFFAGAREGHLPRLLAMIHVTRCTPIPALLFTLISTLLMLCTSDIYTLINYVGFINYLFYGVTVAGQIVLRIKEPDLHRPIKVSLVWPVIYLLFWAFLLVFSLYSEPVVCGIGLAIMMSGVPVYFLGVYWENKPQCCDFTIGKLTHLCQKLCLVVYPVMKDNVEPHGPQNKDGEDEPSNV; encoded by the exons ATGACCGTGGGTCCGAGGAAGCGCAGCAGCGGCGGG GGCGGGGGCAGTCACTCGGAGCTCCATGTCTCCCACTCGGGTGTGTGGAAAGATGCAGGAGGAAACTCTGGGGTGGCTCTGAAAAAACAGATTGGCCTAGTCAGTGCCTGTGCCATTATAATCG GCAACATCATTGGATCAGGGATTTTTGTGAGTCCAAAGGGGGTCCTGGAGAATGCTAGCTCCGTGGGTGTGGCCCTCATTGTGTGGGTTACCACTGGAGTTATCACAGCCATTGGTGCTCTCTGCTATGCAGAGTTAGGTGTGACCATTCCCAAGTCAGGGGGAGACTATTCCTATGTCAAGGACATCTTTGGAGGATTGGCAGG GTTTCTGCGTCTGTGGATTGCAGTGTTGGTTATTTACCCCACTAACCAGGCTGTGATTGCTCTCACTTTTTCAAACTACGTCCTGCAGCCCATCTTCCCCTCCTGCCTCCCCCCAGAGAGCGGCTTACGCTTGCTGGCTGGTGTCTGCCTGA TGTTGTTGACATGGGTGAACTGCTACAGTGTGCGCTGGGCCACATGCGTCCAAGATATCTTCACCGCTGGCAAGCTTTTTGCCTTGGGTCTCATCATAGTCATGGGTGCTGTCCAAATATGCAAAG GTCACTATTACTGGCTGGAGCCAGCACACGCCTTTGAGACCTTCCGAGACTATGATGTCGGTCAGATAGCTTTGTCCTTCTTACAAGGCTCCTTTGCTTATGGAGGCTGGAACTTCCTCAACTACGTCACAGAGGAGTTGGTTGATCCATACAG GAATCTACCACGTGCGATCTTCATCTCTATCCCCGTGGTCACCTTCGTTTATGTGTTTGCCAACGTGGCGTACATCACAGCCATGAGCCCGCAGGAGCTGCTGGCCTCTAACGCTGTGGCAGTG ACATTTGGAGAGAAATTGCTAGGAGTTATGTCATGGATTATGCCCATCTCTGTTGCGCTCTCCACCTTCGGGGGGGTCAATGGCTCCCTCTTCACGTCATCGCG GCTGTTTTTTGCCGGAGCGAGGGAAGGTCATCTCCCACGTCTGCTGGCCATGATCCACGTCACACGCTGCACTCCTATCCCAGCTTTACTGTTTACT TTGATTTCAACTCTGCTGATGTTGTGCACCAGTGACATTTACACCCTCATAAACTATGTGGGTTTCATCAACTACCTCTTCTATGGGGTCACTGTTGCGGGGCAGATTGTGCTGCGCATCAAAGAGCCCGACCTGCATCGACCCATCAAG GTGAGCCTGGTGTGGCCAGTGATCTATTTGCTGTTCTGGGCCTTCCTGCTGGTCTTTTCCCTTTACTCTGAGCCAGTCGTCTGTGGTATTGGTCTGGCAATTATGATGTCTGGTGTCCCTGTATATTTCCTGGGAGTCTACTGGGAAAACAAGCCGCAGTGTTGTGATTTTACTATTG GTAAACTGACTCATCTGTGCCAAAAGCTCTGTTTGGTGGTCTATCCAGTCATGAAGGACAACGTGGAGCCCCATGGGCCTCAAAACAAAGA